Proteins encoded in a region of the Benincasa hispida cultivar B227 chromosome 2, ASM972705v1, whole genome shotgun sequence genome:
- the LOC120071921 gene encoding transcription factor GTE10 isoform X4, with protein MGKSRKYSKGLSFGFVPDYRHAVETVGESEGFGSSGRLDTGISALDDSRAIKKKRISMNADGYDCFGAPLQVFSLSTLSRSERKDLELRLKLELEQVRLLQKRASNVSSIFAVSSSSNIQSSSDQHRGAPPETFNRLTEVSVPPAKKPLPSGRNGPSAKRSSSGRFESAKPAAVSASSTASLKQCEQLLQRLMSHTFGWVFNTPVDVVKLNIPDYFTVIKHPMDLGTVKSKITAGEYTHPLDFAADVRLTFSNAMTYNPPGNDVHTMAKTLSKFFEVRWKTIEKKLPVTTEEQRQVPSATIVPKETESTLPVPPSKKTKMPTNDPDIQPNSVVKIMTDQEKHKLSVELESLLGELPESIIDFLKEHSSNSQAGEDEIEIDIDALSDDTLFALRKLLDDYMMEKQKHTKAEPCVVELRNESGFSNSSMPPSKGNDPIDEDVDIVGGNDPPVSIYPPIEIEKDAVRRDSKCSNSSSSSSESGSSSSDSGSESLSGSESNAVKALDFNVATKEILCSETNMDQKQCELGDLEIGNYEENEIGLVVEQTGQANTNTNESDSYQEEGESAPSKRQVSPDRLYRAALLRNRFADTILKAREKALEKGDKRDPEKVRMEREELERQQREEKARLQAEAKAAEDARRKAEAEAAAEARKKRELDREAARQALLKPSHLYYHYADGEDC; from the exons ATGGGGAAATCGAGGAAATATTCCAAAGGGCTTTCTTTTGGTTTTGTTCCAGATTACCGACATGCTGTGGAAACAGTTGGCGAATCAGAAGGGTTTGGGAGCTCTGGACGATTGGATACTGGAATCTCTGCTCTTGATGATTCACGGGCCATTAAGAAGAAACGTATTAGTATGAATGCAGATGGTTACGATTGCTTTGGTGCTCCTCTTCAAGTTTTTTCTCTATCAACATTGTCTCGATCTGAAAGGAAGGATTTAGAGTTAAGGTTAAAGTTAGAACTTGAGCAGGTCCGACTGCTGCAAAAAAGAGCTTCTAATGTTAGTTCAATTTTTGCTGTCTCATCATCTAGTAATATCCAGAGTTCTAGTGATCAGCACAGGGGAGCTCCTCCAGAGACTTTTAATAGGTTGACTGAGGTATCAGTTCCTCCTGCTAAAAAGCCACTGCCCTCTGGGCGCAATGGGCCTTCTGCTAAAAGAAGCTCCTCTGGGCGGTTTGAATCTGCTAAACCAGCTGCTGTATCTGCTTCCTCGACAGCATCATTGAAACAATGTGAACAGCTGCTGCAACGCTTGATGTCACATACATTTGGTTGGGTTTTTAACACTCCAGTGGATGTGGTCAAGTTGAATATTCCAGATTACTTTACTGTTATAAAGCATCCAATGGATTTGGGCACGGTGAAGTCTAAGATTACTGCAGGAGAATACACACATCCGTTGGATTTTGCTGCGGATGTTAGACTTACTTTTTCGAATGCGATGACTTACAACCCTCCTGGGAATGACGTCCATACCATGGCTAAGACACTAAGTAAATTTTTTGAAGTTCGATGGAAGACTATAGAGAAGAAGCTCCCTGTGACAACTGAAGAACAACGACAAGTACCTTCAGCCACAATTGTTCCTAAAGAAACTGAAAGTACTCTGCCAGTGCCACCttcaaaaaagacaaaaatgcctaCGAATGACCCTGATATTCAGCCAAACAGTGTGGTAAAAATCATGACCGACCAGGAGAAGCATAAACTAAGTGTAGAGTTGGAGAGTTTGCTGGGAGAGTTGCCTGAAAGCATCATTGATTTCCTAAAGGAGCACAGTTCTAATTCTCAAGCTGGCGAGGATGAGATTGAAATTGACATTGATGCTCTTAGTGATGATACATTGTTTGCATTGAGGAAGCTATTAGATGATTATATGATGGAAAAGCAGAAACACACAAAGGCTGAACCATGTGTAGTGGAG CTTCGTAACGAATCAGGATTTAGCAATTCATCAATGCCACCCAGTAAAG gAAATGATCCCATTGATGAGGATGTTGACATTGTTGGTGGAAATGACCCCCCTGTTTCAATTTATCCTCCAATAGAGATAGAAAAAGATGCAGTCCGTAGAGATAGTAAATGCAGTAATTCCAGTAGCTCGAGTAGTGAATCAGGTTCTTCATCTAGTG ATTCTGGCTCAGAAAGCTTATCGGGAAGTGAATCTAATGCTGTTAAAGCTCTAGATTTTAATGTGGCTACAAAG GAAATTTTGTGTTCTGAAACAAATATGGATCAGAAGCAATGTGAACTTGGTGATTTAGAAATTGGAAATT atgaagaaaatgagattgGTCTAGTAGTTGAGCAAACCGGCCAGGCCAATACAAACACTAATGAGTCAGATAGCTACCAAGAGGAGG GGGAGAGTGCTCCATCTAAGAGGCAAGTCTCCCCCGACAGGCTTTACCGTGCAGCTTTATTAAGGAACCGTTTTGCTGACACTATACTGAAAGCTCGAGAAAAGGCACTTGAAAAG GGTGACAAACGGGATCCTGAAAAAGTGCGAATGGAAAGGGAAGAACTCGAAAGACAGCAAAGAGAAG AAAAAGCCCGGTTGCAAGCAGAGGCAAAAGCTGCAGAGGATGCTCGCAGGAAGGCTGAAGCTGAAGCTGCAGCCGAAGCTAGGAAGAAAAGGGAGTTGGATAGAGAAGCTGCACGTCAGGCCTTACTTAAG CCATCACATCTTTATTACCATTACGCAGATGGAGAAGACTGTTGA
- the LOC120071921 gene encoding transcription factor GTE10 isoform X3, giving the protein MAPTVPIEFAGQKESRKYSLSQAMGKSRKYSKGLSFGFVPDYRHAVETVGESEGFGSSGRLDTGISALDDSRAIKKKRISMNADGYDCFGAPLQVFSLSTLSRSERKDLELRLKLELEQVRLLQKRASNVSSIFAVSSSSNIQSSSDQHRGAPPETFNRLTEVSVPPAKKPLPSGRNGPSAKRSSSGRFESAKPAAVSASSTASLKQCEQLLQRLMSHTFGWVFNTPVDVVKLNIPDYFTVIKHPMDLGTVKSKITAGEYTHPLDFAADVRLTFSNAMTYNPPGNDVHTMAKTLSKFFEVRWKTIEKKLPVTTEEQRQVPSATIVPKETESTLPVPPSKKTKMPTNDPDIQPNSVVKIMTDQEKHKLSVELESLLGELPESIIDFLKEHSSNSQAGEDEIEIDIDALSDDTLFALRKLLDDYMMEKQKHTKAEPCVVELRNESGFSNSSMPPSKGNDPIDEDVDIVGGNDPPVSIYPPIEIEKDAVRRDSKCSNSSSSSSESDSGSESLSGSESNAVKALDFNVATKEILCSETNMDQKQCELGDLEIGNYEENEIGLVVEQTGQANTNTNESDSYQEEGESAPSKRQVSPDRLYRAALLRNRFADTILKAREKALEKGDKRDPEKVRMEREELERQQREEKARLQAEAKAAEDARRKAEAEAAAEARKKRELDREAARQALLKMEKTVDINENSQFMEDLEMLRASNDEHLPNFIEESSPEHSQNGFGSFKLQGSNPLEQLGLYMKVDEEDEEEESEPPQSVSKPANDVEEGEID; this is encoded by the exons ATGGCTCCGACTGTTCCTATAGAGTTTGCTGGACAGAAGGAATCTCGAAAGTATTCACTTTCACAGGCAATGGGGAAATCGAGGAAATATTCCAAAGGGCTTTCTTTTGGTTTTGTTCCAGATTACCGACATGCTGTGGAAACAGTTGGCGAATCAGAAGGGTTTGGGAGCTCTGGACGATTGGATACTGGAATCTCTGCTCTTGATGATTCACGGGCCATTAAGAAGAAACGTATTAGTATGAATGCAGATGGTTACGATTGCTTTGGTGCTCCTCTTCAAGTTTTTTCTCTATCAACATTGTCTCGATCTGAAAGGAAGGATTTAGAGTTAAGGTTAAAGTTAGAACTTGAGCAGGTCCGACTGCTGCAAAAAAGAGCTTCTAATGTTAGTTCAATTTTTGCTGTCTCATCATCTAGTAATATCCAGAGTTCTAGTGATCAGCACAGGGGAGCTCCTCCAGAGACTTTTAATAGGTTGACTGAGGTATCAGTTCCTCCTGCTAAAAAGCCACTGCCCTCTGGGCGCAATGGGCCTTCTGCTAAAAGAAGCTCCTCTGGGCGGTTTGAATCTGCTAAACCAGCTGCTGTATCTGCTTCCTCGACAGCATCATTGAAACAATGTGAACAGCTGCTGCAACGCTTGATGTCACATACATTTGGTTGGGTTTTTAACACTCCAGTGGATGTGGTCAAGTTGAATATTCCAGATTACTTTACTGTTATAAAGCATCCAATGGATTTGGGCACGGTGAAGTCTAAGATTACTGCAGGAGAATACACACATCCGTTGGATTTTGCTGCGGATGTTAGACTTACTTTTTCGAATGCGATGACTTACAACCCTCCTGGGAATGACGTCCATACCATGGCTAAGACACTAAGTAAATTTTTTGAAGTTCGATGGAAGACTATAGAGAAGAAGCTCCCTGTGACAACTGAAGAACAACGACAAGTACCTTCAGCCACAATTGTTCCTAAAGAAACTGAAAGTACTCTGCCAGTGCCACCttcaaaaaagacaaaaatgcctaCGAATGACCCTGATATTCAGCCAAACAGTGTGGTAAAAATCATGACCGACCAGGAGAAGCATAAACTAAGTGTAGAGTTGGAGAGTTTGCTGGGAGAGTTGCCTGAAAGCATCATTGATTTCCTAAAGGAGCACAGTTCTAATTCTCAAGCTGGCGAGGATGAGATTGAAATTGACATTGATGCTCTTAGTGATGATACATTGTTTGCATTGAGGAAGCTATTAGATGATTATATGATGGAAAAGCAGAAACACACAAAGGCTGAACCATGTGTAGTGGAG CTTCGTAACGAATCAGGATTTAGCAATTCATCAATGCCACCCAGTAAAG gAAATGATCCCATTGATGAGGATGTTGACATTGTTGGTGGAAATGACCCCCCTGTTTCAATTTATCCTCCAATAGAGATAGAAAAAGATGCAGTCCGTAGAGATAGTAAATGCAGTAATTCCAGTAGCTCGAGTAGTGAATCAG ATTCTGGCTCAGAAAGCTTATCGGGAAGTGAATCTAATGCTGTTAAAGCTCTAGATTTTAATGTGGCTACAAAG GAAATTTTGTGTTCTGAAACAAATATGGATCAGAAGCAATGTGAACTTGGTGATTTAGAAATTGGAAATT atgaagaaaatgagattgGTCTAGTAGTTGAGCAAACCGGCCAGGCCAATACAAACACTAATGAGTCAGATAGCTACCAAGAGGAGG GGGAGAGTGCTCCATCTAAGAGGCAAGTCTCCCCCGACAGGCTTTACCGTGCAGCTTTATTAAGGAACCGTTTTGCTGACACTATACTGAAAGCTCGAGAAAAGGCACTTGAAAAG GGTGACAAACGGGATCCTGAAAAAGTGCGAATGGAAAGGGAAGAACTCGAAAGACAGCAAAGAGAAG AAAAAGCCCGGTTGCAAGCAGAGGCAAAAGCTGCAGAGGATGCTCGCAGGAAGGCTGAAGCTGAAGCTGCAGCCGAAGCTAGGAAGAAAAGGGAGTTGGATAGAGAAGCTGCACGTCAGGCCTTACTTAAG ATGGAGAAGACTGTTGATATTAATGAAAACAGTCAATTCATGGAGGACCTAGAAATGCTTAGGGCTTCCAACGATGAACATCTACCAAACTTCATAGAGGAGTCGAGCCCAGAACATTCTCAGAATGGATTCGGCAGTTTCAAACTTCAAGGCAGTAACCCCCTAGAACAACTTGGTTTGTACATGAAGGTGGATGAGGAAGACGAAGAAGAAGAGAGTGAACCACCCCAAAGTGTTAGTAAGCCAGCAAATGATGTTGAAGAAGGGGAAATTGATTAG
- the LOC120071921 gene encoding transcription factor GTE10 isoform X1 — protein MAPTVPIEFAGQKESRKYSLSQAMGKSRKYSKGLSFGFVPDYRHAVETVGESEGFGSSGRLDTGISALDDSRAIKKKRISMNADGYDCFGAPLQVFSLSTLSRSERKDLELRLKLELEQVRLLQKRASNVSSIFAVSSSSNIQSSSDQHRGAPPETFNRLTEVSVPPAKKPLPSGRNGPSAKRSSSGRFESAKPAAVSASSTASLKQCEQLLQRLMSHTFGWVFNTPVDVVKLNIPDYFTVIKHPMDLGTVKSKITAGEYTHPLDFAADVRLTFSNAMTYNPPGNDVHTMAKTLSKFFEVRWKTIEKKLPVTTEEQRQVPSATIVPKETESTLPVPPSKKTKMPTNDPDIQPNSVVKIMTDQEKHKLSVELESLLGELPESIIDFLKEHSSNSQAGEDEIEIDIDALSDDTLFALRKLLDDYMMEKQKHTKAEPCVVELRNESGFSNSSMPPSKGNDPIDEDVDIVGGNDPPVSIYPPIEIEKDAVRRDSKCSNSSSSSSESGSSSSDSGSESLSGSESNAVKALDFNVATKEILCSETNMDQKQCELGDLEIGNYEENEIGLVVEQTGQANTNTNESDSYQEEGESAPSKRQVSPDRLYRAALLRNRFADTILKAREKALEKGDKRDPEKVRMEREELERQQREEKARLQAEAKAAEDARRKAEAEAAAEARKKRELDREAARQALLKMEKTVDINENSQFMEDLEMLRASNDEHLPNFIEESSPEHSQNGFGSFKLQGSNPLEQLGLYMKVDEEDEEEESEPPQSVSKPANDVEEGEID, from the exons ATGGCTCCGACTGTTCCTATAGAGTTTGCTGGACAGAAGGAATCTCGAAAGTATTCACTTTCACAGGCAATGGGGAAATCGAGGAAATATTCCAAAGGGCTTTCTTTTGGTTTTGTTCCAGATTACCGACATGCTGTGGAAACAGTTGGCGAATCAGAAGGGTTTGGGAGCTCTGGACGATTGGATACTGGAATCTCTGCTCTTGATGATTCACGGGCCATTAAGAAGAAACGTATTAGTATGAATGCAGATGGTTACGATTGCTTTGGTGCTCCTCTTCAAGTTTTTTCTCTATCAACATTGTCTCGATCTGAAAGGAAGGATTTAGAGTTAAGGTTAAAGTTAGAACTTGAGCAGGTCCGACTGCTGCAAAAAAGAGCTTCTAATGTTAGTTCAATTTTTGCTGTCTCATCATCTAGTAATATCCAGAGTTCTAGTGATCAGCACAGGGGAGCTCCTCCAGAGACTTTTAATAGGTTGACTGAGGTATCAGTTCCTCCTGCTAAAAAGCCACTGCCCTCTGGGCGCAATGGGCCTTCTGCTAAAAGAAGCTCCTCTGGGCGGTTTGAATCTGCTAAACCAGCTGCTGTATCTGCTTCCTCGACAGCATCATTGAAACAATGTGAACAGCTGCTGCAACGCTTGATGTCACATACATTTGGTTGGGTTTTTAACACTCCAGTGGATGTGGTCAAGTTGAATATTCCAGATTACTTTACTGTTATAAAGCATCCAATGGATTTGGGCACGGTGAAGTCTAAGATTACTGCAGGAGAATACACACATCCGTTGGATTTTGCTGCGGATGTTAGACTTACTTTTTCGAATGCGATGACTTACAACCCTCCTGGGAATGACGTCCATACCATGGCTAAGACACTAAGTAAATTTTTTGAAGTTCGATGGAAGACTATAGAGAAGAAGCTCCCTGTGACAACTGAAGAACAACGACAAGTACCTTCAGCCACAATTGTTCCTAAAGAAACTGAAAGTACTCTGCCAGTGCCACCttcaaaaaagacaaaaatgcctaCGAATGACCCTGATATTCAGCCAAACAGTGTGGTAAAAATCATGACCGACCAGGAGAAGCATAAACTAAGTGTAGAGTTGGAGAGTTTGCTGGGAGAGTTGCCTGAAAGCATCATTGATTTCCTAAAGGAGCACAGTTCTAATTCTCAAGCTGGCGAGGATGAGATTGAAATTGACATTGATGCTCTTAGTGATGATACATTGTTTGCATTGAGGAAGCTATTAGATGATTATATGATGGAAAAGCAGAAACACACAAAGGCTGAACCATGTGTAGTGGAG CTTCGTAACGAATCAGGATTTAGCAATTCATCAATGCCACCCAGTAAAG gAAATGATCCCATTGATGAGGATGTTGACATTGTTGGTGGAAATGACCCCCCTGTTTCAATTTATCCTCCAATAGAGATAGAAAAAGATGCAGTCCGTAGAGATAGTAAATGCAGTAATTCCAGTAGCTCGAGTAGTGAATCAGGTTCTTCATCTAGTG ATTCTGGCTCAGAAAGCTTATCGGGAAGTGAATCTAATGCTGTTAAAGCTCTAGATTTTAATGTGGCTACAAAG GAAATTTTGTGTTCTGAAACAAATATGGATCAGAAGCAATGTGAACTTGGTGATTTAGAAATTGGAAATT atgaagaaaatgagattgGTCTAGTAGTTGAGCAAACCGGCCAGGCCAATACAAACACTAATGAGTCAGATAGCTACCAAGAGGAGG GGGAGAGTGCTCCATCTAAGAGGCAAGTCTCCCCCGACAGGCTTTACCGTGCAGCTTTATTAAGGAACCGTTTTGCTGACACTATACTGAAAGCTCGAGAAAAGGCACTTGAAAAG GGTGACAAACGGGATCCTGAAAAAGTGCGAATGGAAAGGGAAGAACTCGAAAGACAGCAAAGAGAAG AAAAAGCCCGGTTGCAAGCAGAGGCAAAAGCTGCAGAGGATGCTCGCAGGAAGGCTGAAGCTGAAGCTGCAGCCGAAGCTAGGAAGAAAAGGGAGTTGGATAGAGAAGCTGCACGTCAGGCCTTACTTAAG ATGGAGAAGACTGTTGATATTAATGAAAACAGTCAATTCATGGAGGACCTAGAAATGCTTAGGGCTTCCAACGATGAACATCTACCAAACTTCATAGAGGAGTCGAGCCCAGAACATTCTCAGAATGGATTCGGCAGTTTCAAACTTCAAGGCAGTAACCCCCTAGAACAACTTGGTTTGTACATGAAGGTGGATGAGGAAGACGAAGAAGAAGAGAGTGAACCACCCCAAAGTGTTAGTAAGCCAGCAAATGATGTTGAAGAAGGGGAAATTGATTAG
- the LOC120071921 gene encoding transcription factor GTE10 isoform X2 encodes MGKSRKYSKGLSFGFVPDYRHAVETVGESEGFGSSGRLDTGISALDDSRAIKKKRISMNADGYDCFGAPLQVFSLSTLSRSERKDLELRLKLELEQVRLLQKRASNVSSIFAVSSSSNIQSSSDQHRGAPPETFNRLTEVSVPPAKKPLPSGRNGPSAKRSSSGRFESAKPAAVSASSTASLKQCEQLLQRLMSHTFGWVFNTPVDVVKLNIPDYFTVIKHPMDLGTVKSKITAGEYTHPLDFAADVRLTFSNAMTYNPPGNDVHTMAKTLSKFFEVRWKTIEKKLPVTTEEQRQVPSATIVPKETESTLPVPPSKKTKMPTNDPDIQPNSVVKIMTDQEKHKLSVELESLLGELPESIIDFLKEHSSNSQAGEDEIEIDIDALSDDTLFALRKLLDDYMMEKQKHTKAEPCVVELRNESGFSNSSMPPSKGNDPIDEDVDIVGGNDPPVSIYPPIEIEKDAVRRDSKCSNSSSSSSESGSSSSDSGSESLSGSESNAVKALDFNVATKEILCSETNMDQKQCELGDLEIGNYEENEIGLVVEQTGQANTNTNESDSYQEEGESAPSKRQVSPDRLYRAALLRNRFADTILKAREKALEKGDKRDPEKVRMEREELERQQREEKARLQAEAKAAEDARRKAEAEAAAEARKKRELDREAARQALLKMEKTVDINENSQFMEDLEMLRASNDEHLPNFIEESSPEHSQNGFGSFKLQGSNPLEQLGLYMKVDEEDEEEESEPPQSVSKPANDVEEGEID; translated from the exons ATGGGGAAATCGAGGAAATATTCCAAAGGGCTTTCTTTTGGTTTTGTTCCAGATTACCGACATGCTGTGGAAACAGTTGGCGAATCAGAAGGGTTTGGGAGCTCTGGACGATTGGATACTGGAATCTCTGCTCTTGATGATTCACGGGCCATTAAGAAGAAACGTATTAGTATGAATGCAGATGGTTACGATTGCTTTGGTGCTCCTCTTCAAGTTTTTTCTCTATCAACATTGTCTCGATCTGAAAGGAAGGATTTAGAGTTAAGGTTAAAGTTAGAACTTGAGCAGGTCCGACTGCTGCAAAAAAGAGCTTCTAATGTTAGTTCAATTTTTGCTGTCTCATCATCTAGTAATATCCAGAGTTCTAGTGATCAGCACAGGGGAGCTCCTCCAGAGACTTTTAATAGGTTGACTGAGGTATCAGTTCCTCCTGCTAAAAAGCCACTGCCCTCTGGGCGCAATGGGCCTTCTGCTAAAAGAAGCTCCTCTGGGCGGTTTGAATCTGCTAAACCAGCTGCTGTATCTGCTTCCTCGACAGCATCATTGAAACAATGTGAACAGCTGCTGCAACGCTTGATGTCACATACATTTGGTTGGGTTTTTAACACTCCAGTGGATGTGGTCAAGTTGAATATTCCAGATTACTTTACTGTTATAAAGCATCCAATGGATTTGGGCACGGTGAAGTCTAAGATTACTGCAGGAGAATACACACATCCGTTGGATTTTGCTGCGGATGTTAGACTTACTTTTTCGAATGCGATGACTTACAACCCTCCTGGGAATGACGTCCATACCATGGCTAAGACACTAAGTAAATTTTTTGAAGTTCGATGGAAGACTATAGAGAAGAAGCTCCCTGTGACAACTGAAGAACAACGACAAGTACCTTCAGCCACAATTGTTCCTAAAGAAACTGAAAGTACTCTGCCAGTGCCACCttcaaaaaagacaaaaatgcctaCGAATGACCCTGATATTCAGCCAAACAGTGTGGTAAAAATCATGACCGACCAGGAGAAGCATAAACTAAGTGTAGAGTTGGAGAGTTTGCTGGGAGAGTTGCCTGAAAGCATCATTGATTTCCTAAAGGAGCACAGTTCTAATTCTCAAGCTGGCGAGGATGAGATTGAAATTGACATTGATGCTCTTAGTGATGATACATTGTTTGCATTGAGGAAGCTATTAGATGATTATATGATGGAAAAGCAGAAACACACAAAGGCTGAACCATGTGTAGTGGAG CTTCGTAACGAATCAGGATTTAGCAATTCATCAATGCCACCCAGTAAAG gAAATGATCCCATTGATGAGGATGTTGACATTGTTGGTGGAAATGACCCCCCTGTTTCAATTTATCCTCCAATAGAGATAGAAAAAGATGCAGTCCGTAGAGATAGTAAATGCAGTAATTCCAGTAGCTCGAGTAGTGAATCAGGTTCTTCATCTAGTG ATTCTGGCTCAGAAAGCTTATCGGGAAGTGAATCTAATGCTGTTAAAGCTCTAGATTTTAATGTGGCTACAAAG GAAATTTTGTGTTCTGAAACAAATATGGATCAGAAGCAATGTGAACTTGGTGATTTAGAAATTGGAAATT atgaagaaaatgagattgGTCTAGTAGTTGAGCAAACCGGCCAGGCCAATACAAACACTAATGAGTCAGATAGCTACCAAGAGGAGG GGGAGAGTGCTCCATCTAAGAGGCAAGTCTCCCCCGACAGGCTTTACCGTGCAGCTTTATTAAGGAACCGTTTTGCTGACACTATACTGAAAGCTCGAGAAAAGGCACTTGAAAAG GGTGACAAACGGGATCCTGAAAAAGTGCGAATGGAAAGGGAAGAACTCGAAAGACAGCAAAGAGAAG AAAAAGCCCGGTTGCAAGCAGAGGCAAAAGCTGCAGAGGATGCTCGCAGGAAGGCTGAAGCTGAAGCTGCAGCCGAAGCTAGGAAGAAAAGGGAGTTGGATAGAGAAGCTGCACGTCAGGCCTTACTTAAG ATGGAGAAGACTGTTGATATTAATGAAAACAGTCAATTCATGGAGGACCTAGAAATGCTTAGGGCTTCCAACGATGAACATCTACCAAACTTCATAGAGGAGTCGAGCCCAGAACATTCTCAGAATGGATTCGGCAGTTTCAAACTTCAAGGCAGTAACCCCCTAGAACAACTTGGTTTGTACATGAAGGTGGATGAGGAAGACGAAGAAGAAGAGAGTGAACCACCCCAAAGTGTTAGTAAGCCAGCAAATGATGTTGAAGAAGGGGAAATTGATTAG